The region ATACAAgacattttatctgtttattctCTGATTCCTTTGGTGGTGTTTGTGTAACATTATCAATTATTCTGTCCAATGCTGGTTTAGATGTATGTGGCCGCAGTgtgaagatgtgtgtgtgtgtggataccACTCAGCAGAGAACGGCTGAACTTGCTTCTCTCTGAAACTTCAGGTGACAAGCAGCTCGGGCACCTGGAGGGCTCGAAGCGATCAGCGCTGCCTGCAGACGGATGTGTCCTGGGAGCTCTCAACTGGAAGTGTTGATCTCCACGGCTGAGACGGACCTCCACACAGAGCTCCGGCCTCCATTTATCACAGCCCGGTCTTGGCTCAGCCGAGTGACACGCTGGGACTGCGCCTGTCATCTAGGCTATACATTATGtcagttaaagctgttttgtaTTAGCTGGATGATAGATAgttctttaattgttttgttacttttttctcCTTGTGTGAAACATGGACTTGAACGTGGGAACGTGTggattctgctgctgctgtgtttggaaaGAAAAGGGTGCGTTTGTGGGCTTTCAGATGATGTGCAGGCAACCGAGGTGCATCTTTGGTTGTAATTAAACATGctacatgaaatgttttatgataaataaaCAACTTAATAGTCGATGTAaacgagaaaataaaaaggttctcctgaactatatcaaatggtgcagtttgaaagcatttactccagtagttttccagatatactaaTGTGCAATTCTGAAACATGGGTACACACAATAACTTCCTAAATCTGCTAAAACACAAGTGCATGCTTGACTCTGCTTGATCTACATTCAGTTGGCCATTACcgtgtgtaggtaaacaaatatggtggaattgGACAAGTACAGAATCTGTGACAGAACATTTTGTTGGcaatataagagtgaatctgaTGCTAAACGCTGAAGTAAAGACAAAGATTGATTAAGACAACTAACAGGTGGTGGAGCGCCATAAAAACCAGAGCTCGGCGTTCAAAGACGAGCTGCTTTTGCAAATTTCTTCTAGATCAGGAAGGTTACTGTTTCAGCCTAacctgcctttttatttatgtacttTACTCAGCAAATAAGagcataaataaataccatCCAGTCACAAAATTGTAATTCATCAGTTCCATAGATCAGGATGAGGGAGATCTGCTCATTTGTGAAGAAAATTCATAAACattgtctgcatttttttaagttgaactTTTTGGAATTGTACCTTTAAccctttaaaatctgctgacCTGCTGGCCTATTTCTGTGTaacatgatattttttttatgctgagggacacaaaaacaaatctggatCGGTTGCATCACATGAAACTGTTGGGTAGATGGCGGTACAACCAGAAGCTGCTGTTACAGCCTTGATACTCTTAGACAAGAAAAAACTATTCTTAACCTTTTAACATCCTCTCAAAACTAAGAAAtctgactctttttttgtttttgaagaataCAATAGCAAATATGTATTTTCCTGACAATTCACAAAGCTCTAATATGATTTAAGGGTAGCTTAGTGTAATTTGTGTCCAAGATCAGGACAAATCAAGGCATGAAGTAAAGTGTTTCTTTATATGTGAACAGAAACGTAAGAACAGAACTCAACGAGAAGCTGCTGATTTTGAcccaaatattttacaaatggTTCATTAAAACCTAAAGAAGTTGGGTTAACCTGTGAAAAACAGGAGCTTAAAATGTGGAGCTATTTCtggtatatttttttattttattacccacagaactgtttgtttttataatcaaaatctttttttttttaaatagttggAACATTTCAATTACTCCTTTGCACCTTTTTTTGgttagttttcttttgctttcctCTGTGCAGTCATAAATATGTTCATATTCACCTCGTCGTTTGTCCAAGCATGTAGCAGTTATTTTTCCTCTGCAggcagctgtagcagcagctACCGCGTTGATGGGAAGCTGCAGAGCAAAGTTGCTTccctctcagctgctgcagaaacggGCTCATTTGTCTGTTACAAGCTCGGCTTTAGCTGCAATGCTTTCCAGATGTTACAGATGTTATTACCACATTATTGCTGCTGGTAGAGCCCCAACTGTGAAACCAACCACGACAAGCCCGACCCCGGTACCAGGGCTAGAAGGGTTTGACTCTGTGTTTCTTTTGGCACCAGGCCATTAAGGTCTCTGAAGgttttcactgatttatttaggAAATCTGAGAGTCCAGCAAAGAGAACATGAAGATTTTCAGTAGCATGTTAAAGTGGCAAGCCTTTCACTGAATATGGCTCCTCAGTGAAGCAATAATGtggttttaataattttatacaaaacagaaaattttagACTAACACTTTTATGTCCACAGCTGTCTTCAAACATCATCACATCTTCGACTATTCAATTTCAGTTAATTTATAAGGAGCCAAATCATAACACAAGTGATCTCAGGACATTTTCTGGTCTTTCAGTGGAATGATCAATAAAATCTGACCccagagaccagctgaccagaatCAGGCTGATCCACACCCGTTTATATAGGCAATGACAACTGAACCATGTGATGAAAGAACTATGAGATCTAGTTTAAAGTTCCTAAAAAAGCTACTTAAAGGGCGtgcaaaaagatttattttgtcatcagGTTGGCCCggttgctgttttaaaacgtCAGTAAAACATTCACTCACATGTGAAACTACCGCACATTTTCACAAACTAAAGTTTCTCAAACTGAAATTCAAAATCATGAATCAGTTAAATGGTTCATGAGTCGTTAAGAACGTGGAATAAAACTTCTGTTCATTAAAGAGCACttttgctgcagaaaacagGTTGCATAAAAGTTAAGtcacaactctttttttttctaagtgtatttttgtattaCCTTGAAATTATTGTtcttaataaaaacagctgctgaattGAAATGAACTCATTGTTGAGTGGTGATGCTggattgaaaatattttattggtttGTAACATATTTTGCCACACTAACAAAGTGTAAAGCTGCATATTAGTGTGTAGTTCAACAAATTTAGAAGAAATATTCAACAATTCTATCTAAGGTTATAGCAGTGATATAGTATTATACCGACTCAAGAGTTTGCCTAAAATAATCAACTTTTagaacttgttttatttaaaaatacaataaaaatgtcaaacagtaACAAATCGAAGCATTTCCGGTCGTTCTAACGGTCGCTCGCTGGGAATTCTGGGAAATGCCGTTTTTCGGGTTTGTTGTTGTCACGTGACGCCAGTTAGCCTCAGCCCTAGCTCGTGATGTTCTTAGTCGTAGTTAGCTAACAATTACTGGTGAAAATGATGTGTGGGAAGACGGTGATAGTGACCGGAGCGAACAGCGGGATAGGAAAGGCCACGGCGGCGGGGATCGTGGAGCTCCAGGGCCGGGTGATCCTGGCGTGCCGGGACCCGGGGAGAGCCGAGGAGGCGGCCCGGGAGATCCGGCAGCAGACCGGGGCAGACGGCTCTCAGGTGCTGGTCAAACAGCTGGACCTCGCCTCCATCAAATCCATCCGGACCTTCTGTGAGAATATTATAAAGGTAGTCTGATCAAACATCTACAACAAAAtggtacattttaaatgtatttcacCATAACTTCCCTTTATTTTAGACACACAGATCCATatcataacaaacaaaacaaaataaaaagcagaaaaataaaagataaacagcTGTGCTTGTAAATATTGCAATTTACAGATAGATTTATGCATACATTTCCTTAATAAAGCATGGAAGGTGGGGACATTACTCTGGCACTTAACCATTTTGGAAGCTATATATCCACACATCTCCTTATTTTCAAGTAAAATAAGTTATAAAATTGATTAATCCTAAAAAGCCACATGGAGTTTTTAAATTCTGGCATTATTGTCCTCATGCTCTTTCATTGTTTGTCCTtggaagatttttttgttgttgccaaatgtttgtttaaaaaaagtttaaaagtatcATACATGTGTctactctttttgttttaatgccaGATAGGCAGCTGCTTTACCTTAAGGTTtacataaaatatgaaacaaattaCAAGCTTATACTGTTAAATTCACACTAAGTGTTAAGCtttactttaataaagtttcatattttaatagCACTCAGTTCACATACTGTAATGGCTCCTTTCTAAGCTTTAAGATGCATCAGATGTAATATTTGGCTGTTtgtatataaattaaatatataaactgtaaGTATTTTCTCCTCGGCAGTGGTTGCTTAAGATGAGGCAGTAACTTCGTGCTGATCTTTCCAGCCTTCACGCTGCCACCCTCAGTGGTCTCCTCTGTTCTGTCGAGCAGGAAGAGCCTCGGTTAGATGTGCTGATCAACAACGCAGGAGTCTACCAGTGTCCCTACAGCAGGACGGAGGATGGCTTTGAGATGCAGTTTGGGGTCAACCACCTGGGTCACTTCCTGCTCACCCACCTGCTGCTGGACCTCCTGAAATCCTCGGCGCCCAGCCGCATCGTGGTGGTCTCCTCCAAGCTCTACAAGCGTGGCGAGATTAACTTCGAGGACCTGAACAGCGAGCAGTTCTACGACAAAGCCTTGGCCTACAGCCGCAGCAAACTGGCCAACCTGCTGTTTACCTGCGAGCTGGCTCGTCGCCTGGAGGGCAGCGGAGTGACGGCCAACGCTCTGACTCCGGGCATCGTGAGGACTAATCTGGGAAGGCACGTGCACGTTCCAGTGTTAGCTAAGCCCCTTTTTAACCTGCTCTCCTGGGGTTTGTTTAAAAGCCCGGAGGAAGGAGCTCAAACCTCCGTGTATCTGGCGTCCAGCCCAGATGTGGACGGCGTGCAGGGGAAGTGTTTCGCAGATTGTCGGCCTCAGGTTCTCCTGGACAAGGCCACAAGCCAGGACCTGGCCTCCAAGCTGTGGGACATGAGTGAAGTCATGGTGGGAATAACCACATGAAATCCAAACTGAGTCATGCATGCTTCTAAGCTAACAGGGTATCGTTGCAGGGAAGTGACTGAAACCTTAAAATATGCAGTGCCTTTCtctgtaaaacattaaatatttattttagttccaAAGTTAGCAGTCACGGTGCCGAAAGATGGAGATGTTTCCAGGGCTTCACAAAATAGAGAAGTACAAGCCACATATTTGATTTATTGAAGCGAATTACGAAGTTTAGTCATTTGTTGACAGCTGTCTGcgtttatgttttagtttgggGTTTAATTACTGCTAATACCCAGGGGCTTTGTACTTGGTATGAAAGGTATCCACAAGTAGAAAAGCTTAATCATGctgaaacatgattttttttcctgtgtgcaTAAATGTGGTCTTTCTGACAGAATTGTAATGTTTCATGAGTTTTAAGATGAAGTTTTTCAAAACTAATCTGCGCTGCCATGTtatttttagagagaagaggagaagaggCGTTCTtctgcaacccttccaaacaagtcctgacctttaacctttaacctgctaactgaggcatGTACAGTCATGTTTGACATGTCTTGGAGCGCTGCACAGTCTGactttggggtgaatttgcaGGGATGTACAGTCCTAGGaggattgacagctgtcttgtgATTAGTTTTTCTCCCTGTAGAGTGATGGACTCCGGGTAGcctggaaatgacctttaacccctccCAGATTGCTTCTCTAAGATCATTGCTGATACCTTTCCATCTTGGCATGGagctaacacacacctgcatcGTCCAGAGCAGTGAATGTTTAAGAGATGAGTTCACTGTTGGGAGCATTTGGGACAATACTGGTGGAATAATAAGAGCTCGGCCTCCTTGTTCCTTCATTACCGTGCATGTCACTGACCAATAGACATGCAACTTATCAGACTAATCGAACATTTATCTTTCATGATTTAGTAGAGTTTGTCATGTTGACTGACACAAAGCTGGACCCAGGTGAGGAAATCTTGTCATTTGCAGACAGCCCACTGAGTGACGGGGTTGTGATTGTGTTATTTGCACACTTCTAATAATTCTTTAAGAAAAAGTCTGTCAAGAACTGCTGtgaaacttgtgttttaaataaatgtctcgTTCTGCATCTTGGTATCAGTATATTCCCTGGTGGGGAGCTGCTTGCCAAATGGTGAATACAGTATCACAATCTAAGCTCTCAGATCAGGTgcatataataaaataatgctCAGTGACTTGCTTCATTAACAGAGTTTCTCATTTATCCGCCCCCCTGGGAGTTTGGCGGGGTTTGTGTGTGGCGGGTCGGGATTAGTTGGGCTTCAGTCAGCCGTACTGGTTGCTCTGAGACTGCTCATTAAATGGGAATGTTTATTCACCAATTCACCCGCAAACAAAGCAGAATGGTAGCACGACCTTCAGGATTCATGACTTTCCCGCCTGTATTGTTCATTAGAACATTTTCTGGATCATTTATGGggagctgaaaacacaaaggcagCCACTTTATCATATCCATCTCTCACACAACGCTCCCGGggcatttttaaaagcagcattcaGTCTATTTATTTTACGAATGGCTCCAATTAGTGCAATTACTAAATTTGATGTCCTTAATGGCCACTGTAATATTGATAGGGCCTCGAAAGCTAATCTAGATGTGGGAGCTTCAGTCAGGCTTATTCTTTACAGATCCAACATAATGATTCGATTAAACGAGCATTAATTCAGCTTTTTCCTCAGCTTCTGTTAGAAGGAGCACTCATCAGATTGCTaactaaaataatcataatCATAATGTTGtctcttattttacattttggcaAACTGGGTTCAATAATTGCTATttcttgtttacattttcatcAGTCAACATGTCCGCTTTGTAATGATGCTACAAACTTATGACTATTACAGCTTTTAAGCATTTTCAGctctgtagtttttttaaacaatctacTCAGAGAACTTCATTCACACAGATACATGATGTGGTGTGGTGATTTGACGGCGTTATTAACGAAATAAATTCTAACTACAGAAATAGATTTTTCTGCAATCCTAAGTgctgaaagctgaaaatgagttgttgaagctaaaagtagcaaaaggctagctaaaaaataaaagttgcttaaaaagtagcattttgGAAATGAAGAGAACATTTCTGTGGGGAAATTAACTGTAACTTAAATTAAATTCgctgaaaagtacaaaagttatAGCATCAATCTCaatgagctgaatattttgatataagAATGATTAAAACAACTCATTAATTAGACTACAGAactagttagattgcaaaaaactgtgcagaaaaataaaaaacaagaaaacaacattgtgaatgctgactcagcattcccaCATCTTAgtttcaatgtaaacaaatattgtgaaggaaataaaaccagtttgttttgttttcatcaaactgttAAATCTGACACTGTTCTGAGTTTAAACTTCCAACATCTGTTGATTGTAgagaaataaagtaattttacGTTGGATCTTAGAGTGTTGGGTCCTTAGTTACTGGTTTAACCATCATGTTAAGGTTAAAGAGGTTCTGTAGGACATAAGACTGGCACCACGTCGATCTACAGCTTTATTTTGCTTTCGTCTTTCCTCCAACTACGTCTTcatctgacagctgaagacacAAGTgggtgttttcattttttcctgaTGTGTCAAACCTGCGATTCAGCTCGTTGGTTCTGTCCAGGCTTCCATCGGTCCCCTTTCCCCGTGAAACTCCTGCTTATTTTCCACTCTGACCACACATTATacgttttttttcctgctggaaaTATTGAATTAGAAAATATGAGCAGGTTTTGAACCCCTCAGCTTCACTGCAGGTAAGaataacaaaaaccttttttcatcTGCAGCACTTTTTTGTTGAATGATTTGAAGCACTAATAAGCAACAAGCCTTGATTCTGACACTTTCAGAAACAGCGTGCCAGCTCcttatctgctgcttttatcttctTTCCTCACACCAACTGGACCTGAACCAAGCCTGCAGCAGGCGGGGAGAAAACAACCTGATTATTTAGCTTGGCTCTGCAGTTCTGTGGCCTCAGACCACCAAAATGAACTTTTCAACTTTTGTCTAAGTCAACAAAAACTTCTAAAATGATGTACccgctttgtttttcttgtgtaaCCGTTACAGCGCCCCTAAAATTAGCTCCTTGACTCcctaacatttatattgttgcCGGTGAGTTATgtgaaaatgtgcttttgtcTGACACCATATATCACTTCACCACTGAGAGCTGTCAGCCGATGCACATCTATCTGAAGACGAATGCTTGATTCCTTCACTTCAGAAAGTAAAGAAAGTCCTAAGCTTGATGTATAACCAAGTCCAATGTATgcaaaaaatggaaaacataaGCCACGTTCAGAAGTATATTCAGAAAGTTATCAGCAGATGTGAAAAGAATACGGAAAATTTTAGTCTGACATTACAAAAGGGACACTAGAGCAAACATAAAAGGTTCTAAATGATTTAACAAATCATTGACAAGTTGTTTAAATTGtctgaatatatttcaaaatggttttaaaatgatcaggTGAAGTCAcccttttccattttgttgtaaCTTGGGGTGTTCCTCAGGGATCATTCCTGGAATCACTTAGATTAATTTGGTATAAATTTATCCAAATGacaacttctgtttttctgggaatatttattttacagagaagGTAACTGTGTCACTGTCTGCTTCTCTTACCCCTCAGCTGATTGAGACAGATGGCTGCCTggtttctggttctgttcaggaGTTCTCCGTAGTTCACAATAATTAAATCcaagtgaagatttgatgtgATTATTACACTCATatattaaccctcctgaagcccacataactgaagagaagaagagacgTCTATTTGACCCAAAGGTCACAGGGGGGTaagtacaaaaacactgaatattttttatttgattgccTTAAgtagaggagttcaagtatcttggtgtcttgttcatgagtgattgACCAGAtcaagaacaagatcctggatagaAGCGGCTGAAATGAACTTCCTTCGTAAGCTGGCTAAGTTTAGCCTTAGAGACAGGATGAGGAGCTTCATCATCcaggaagaggatgaagaaggagTGTTGCTTCTCCACACTGAAACGAGTCAGCTGAAGTGGTTtaagcatctgattaggatgcctcccaaTGGAGGTTTTCAAAGCAGATCCAACCGAGACCCCGGGACAGACTCAGAACTTACTGGAAGAATTATTTTGGATATCCTCTCTGggctgggaacaccttgggcccccaaggaggagctggagattgTCCTaagggagagggatgtctgggtttcctggCCACGGACAGATGGATGTTATACCTCAGTATTCACTCATATGAAGCCATGGGGCCATGGCCTGATGATAAGATCATTCAGGAAATCATAAGAATAAAAGTGCTTTATCATTTCAACAAACCAGATTTATTCACTCTTCCAGTAAACCTTTAAGGCCCGCTGCCGTGGCTTTCCTCAGCATCATAAAAACAGACTACAAAAGCAGGAGGTAAACCGAACATTTCAGATCTCTTAAAGAAGAGGCAAGTTAAAGCAGGACACGGTGGTAATGATGGCTCACAGCACACCGAACAGAGATCTCTGTCAGCCATGCTCTGAAAGGTGAGCAGCAGCGAGCCTCTGAGAAGAGAGAGTGCATAAATCATCTGGAAGAGTTTAGTGTAAAGTAGCAGGAGGACTATGCGGGGCCCAAGGAGCGCTTGTCTTGAGCCTACCGCTTGGCCGGAGGGATTTGTTTGCTTTAACCAATCCAAACAGTTAGGGGAAGAAAGACTGGGCCTGCTCCTCACAGTCCCATCGTGGGATTGTCCTTTCCTTTCCCTCTGCTTTCTgtcaaacatgcacacatgttCCCTCACATATATTCCCTCTGCAGGGGGGTGTATGCTCACTAATATAAACACAATCTTTGGCTGTTGTTTATGCTATCACTACAGTGTGCTTTTCTTCCGTTCAGACTGAGGATATGGGATCAAGTATTCTGACTGTAACACGGCCTTCAGAGGAATTCATCaattaaaaggttaaattaCACCGGGCTGAGGTTAGAGCCACACTTTAGGTTCGGCTCTGCCATTTCCCCTCAAAGGTTAGCATCAGGAAATATTCTTAAACAGTTCAAGACAAGAAAGGAGCCGAAGATGTAGAGGTTTTGTAACAAAAATCCTTCTGGATTTGACTTTTGAAGCACATTTACCAACAGGAATTACAAAACACGAAGGTAAAAGATCAAAAATGTTACCATCACTGCCAGACATTTCTTATCTGTATTACCCAGAAATAGACACACACGTGGTTTTAATTATGACTTGGTCTTGTCAAGGGCAAGGAAAAACAACAGGTCACAGAGGTCAAAACGTTTTTGCAACCAATTTTATATGAGCAATTCATTCCTGTCTgctaaaaatagctacaactgaTTTTCAAAAAAGATCCCACAGATAACCTTTAGTCTTTCTCAGATGGTGTTGAAcggacaacaaaacaaacaataaaaaagcaaaaaaaacgaATAAATCCAATTTTTAATGCAcagcttcagttttttgtttttctaggtGAAGCCTATAAAACATGTTAGAATGCATAAAGACAGAGGTTTTATCAAGCTGTGGGACTGCCTGGACAGAACAAtcctttaaaaaagataaaatgtgacATTATCACACCTTTAAAGTCAAATGTGTTACCTTACATTAGGGTCTGAGGTGACGGTTTGGGGTATTTAATCAGGATATGAACCTAAAACAGTCAGCAGCAAAGAACAGGAGTGTTTTAAGCCGGGCAGCAGTCAGTATCAACATATAAATCCTTTAGAGCCATGGTTCTCAAGCTTACAAGTACCACTGGTGGTACTCTGGATCCCTTTAGTGGTACTCAGAAGAAATGTTGGCGTGTCTAAACCCTAATTGTACCCTAACCCAGTCATCATAAGACTAATTAGATGAGTGGTTCAAACGTTACGACTATGGCTCCAAATGGAAACccctcaaaacaaaaacgtgaAGGACAATGTTCCAAGAACTCCCATGGAACCTGGAGCAGACCATGATTAACTGGTGTTCTAGTGGTTACTTAATCATCAGTGAAATCTCTATATGACCTGCTATagcaacaaaaggtgcaaaatagtaaaaagaaaatttaatttaaattatctTGGATATGTATGCAGAAAAAAGAGCCAAAACCATAAAGTATGTGGTTTGATTTTGAAGAATAATGCCTAAAACCATCATAATTTTCAACTGCGTCCTTTATCTGGAGTTAGAGGTTTGATCcgtttgcttgtttgtgtcaGTTGTGTCTCCAAAGACAACTGAAGGGTGCCCTAAAAAGTCCTTCAGCATAAAAAACACCTTCGTTTTTCAGTCCAGCCCTCGGTGATGGAGCTGAGCCTCTGTGCCATCGTAGTTTCccacacacagaggaaacacaaaGCAGAGGGAGATCATGGCCTCCATATTCTGTTCCCTCAGAGATCAAAACTCTTGGCTTGTGCAACGCTTGAGGGACCAGATCCACCTGACCTGCAGTCCTCAGAACGTACATGTTGTTAATATCACAGCAAACTGTGTGGACATCAACGCCCTGCCTCCCCTGTGTCCCTCCCCGTCTCCCCCGTCTCCCCCCTGCTTTTGAAGCAAAGTTGTCTGCAGATTATCACCAAGTCTGTTGCTGTCGGGGTCGTCTTACACCCCCATACATCTTACATACTGTGTGAAAATGAGTTCTCAAGATTctttttcatatatttaaaccaacattgctggaaaaaagagaaagttttcTATTTAAACATATAATATGATAGTTTgaacctttatttaacaaatactAGAACCAAAAAATAAGTTCAGAATGCCCGAATAGGGTTTCAACACACTCAGAGATGTTATAGAGTCCTGATCAtcttctttttaataatattaattattaaataagGAACAGAGGACAGtaattgttgcagtttttctgAAGAATCGGTGTCTGTTCTTACTAAATCCTGGTTTTCAGCAGCTCAGCAGTCTGTGTTTGTTGTCTGAGTCTCCCCTTCATGATGTTATAAATTTATCCTCCTTCACCCGCCTGCAGGTCAGCCATGGAGGCTGattctcctcctccatcccaTCACAGATGCTGCCTTTTCCACCTTTCGCTGAGGACAGCTCCACTTGTTTCAAAAGCATGGACTCATCTGTCCACTGTCCATCATGTCCAAGCTCGTGTCCACA is a window of Kryptolebias marmoratus isolate JLee-2015 linkage group LG10, ASM164957v2, whole genome shotgun sequence DNA encoding:
- the rdh14a gene encoding retinol dehydrogenase 14a, producing the protein MMCGKTVIVTGANSGIGKATAAGIVELQGRVILACRDPGRAEEAAREIRQQTGADGSQVLVKQLDLASIKSIRTFCENIIKEEPRLDVLINNAGVYQCPYSRTEDGFEMQFGVNHLGHFLLTHLLLDLLKSSAPSRIVVVSSKLYKRGEINFEDLNSEQFYDKALAYSRSKLANLLFTCELARRLEGSGVTANALTPGIVRTNLGRHVHVPVLAKPLFNLLSWGLFKSPEEGAQTSVYLASSPDVDGVQGKCFADCRPQVLLDKATSQDLASKLWDMSEVMVGITT